From a single Armatimonadota bacterium genomic region:
- a CDS encoding S41 family peptidase — protein sequence MIGPAVPRRLSGILLALVLALGGVAAPWAPRAAAAADAAVVFAAVDILAQQHYAAPDPVRLLAAAAEGLRRALAQAGIAAPPAALQAVTEAGAREEFQRYYDRAALLAQGRLSLTQLQYAAAAAAAASLDDSHTAFLLPEQWAEVQRELSNQASFTGIGIRLLTRGGQFYVMNVFPGTPAARAGLRDLDRVVAVDGQSTEGMPLQEVSRRIRGPQGVPVEVVVRRPGEPAPLVFTITREPIQVPAVDARMLEGQTGYLRLHHLGSGATVQFRRALQHLQAQGMRALVLDLRGNGGGLVGETVSVASALLPAGLPVMQRENRLRRIAERTRGGPLLPTLVPLVVLIDEATASGGEVIAAAMREHRQAPLVGVRTAGALLASLYFSLPGGAAIEVAVERVTTGKGAVVEKVGLGPDIDVELTPDHLEQGVDAQLERALQHLRQRVRAPALAPAA from the coding sequence ATGATCGGTCCGGCAGTCCCTCGACGCCTCAGCGGGATCCTGCTGGCCCTGGTCCTGGCTCTGGGCGGCGTGGCCGCGCCGTGGGCCCCCCGCGCCGCTGCGGCCGCTGATGCGGCCGTTGTCTTCGCCGCGGTGGACATCCTGGCACAGCAGCACTACGCGGCGCCCGACCCGGTACGGTTGCTCGCCGCCGCCGCCGAGGGGCTACGCCGGGCGCTGGCCCAGGCGGGGATCGCCGCGCCGCCGGCGGCGCTGCAGGCGGTGACGGAGGCGGGCGCGCGGGAGGAGTTCCAGCGCTACTACGACCGGGCCGCCCTGCTGGCCCAGGGTCGCCTCAGCCTGACCCAGTTGCAGTACGCCGCGGCTGCTGCGGCGGCCGCCAGCCTGGACGATTCCCACACCGCCTTCCTCCTCCCGGAGCAGTGGGCGGAGGTGCAGCGCGAGCTCTCCAACCAGGCCTCCTTCACCGGCATCGGCATCCGTCTCCTCACCCGGGGAGGCCAGTTCTATGTGATGAACGTCTTCCCGGGGACTCCCGCGGCGCGGGCCGGGTTGCGCGACCTGGACCGCGTCGTCGCCGTGGATGGCCAGAGTACCGAGGGCATGCCCCTCCAGGAGGTCTCGCGGCGCATCCGCGGCCCGCAGGGCGTGCCGGTGGAGGTGGTAGTCCGTCGCCCGGGCGAACCCGCCCCGCTGGTGTTCACCATCACCCGGGAGCCCATTCAGGTCCCCGCGGTGGACGCCCGTATGCTGGAGGGGCAGACGGGGTACCTCCGCCTGCACCATCTGGGCAGCGGCGCCACGGTGCAGTTCCGGCGGGCACTGCAGCACCTGCAGGCGCAGGGGATGCGGGCCCTGGTGCTGGACCTGCGGGGCAACGGCGGGGGGCTGGTGGGCGAGACGGTGAGCGTGGCCAGCGCCCTGCTGCCGGCCGGGCTACCGGTGATGCAACGGGAGAACCGCCTGCGCCGTATCGCCGAACGGACCAGGGGCGGGCCGCTGCTGCCCACGTTGGTGCCGCTGGTGGTGCTGATCGACGAGGCCACCGCCTCCGGCGGCGAGGTCATCGCCGCGGCCATGCGGGAGCACCGGCAGGCGCCGCTGGTGGGCGTGCGCACCGCCGGGGCGCTGCTGGCCAGCCTGTACTTCTCCCTCCCCGGGGGCGCGGCCATCGAGGTGGCGGTGGAGCGCGTGACCACCGGCAAAGGGGCGGTGGTGGAGAAGGTGGGGTTGGGGCCGGACATCGACGTCGAGCTGACCCCCGACCATCTGGAACAGGGAGTAGACGCGCAGCTGGAGCGGGCGCTCCAGCACCTGCGACAGCGCGTTCGCGCTCCGGCGCTGGCGCCGGCGGCCTGA
- a CDS encoding phenylacetate--CoA ligase, which translates to MIWEPQLETMSRAELAALQLQRLQALVRRVYERVPFYRARFEEAGVRPEQVRTLDDLRRLPFTRKSDFRDNYPFGLFAVPLGQVVRVHASSGTTGKPIVVGYTANDLRIWAAVCARCLAASGAQPGDIFQNAYGYGLFTGGLGMHYGAELMGLVVLPVSGGNTERQVMLLRDFGPRIIACTPSYALTLAEALAAQGIRPGTLALRYGVLGAEPWTEAMRDEIEAKLGIAALNIYGLSEVIGPGVSNECVEEKNGAHVFEDHFLVEVIDPQTEEPLPPGEAGELVFTTLTKEALPVIRYRTGDIAALDPTPCRCGRTFVRMSRVIGRTDDMLIIRGINVYPSQVEAALVGLPELSPHYQLVVTRERTLDELEVKVEVNEVFAKQLGGSFSSEEAPVAELSLRCQQKLLGVLGITARVTLAPPGTLPRSEGGKLRRVDDRRRVYA; encoded by the coding sequence ATGATCTGGGAGCCGCAGCTAGAGACTATGTCCCGTGCCGAGTTGGCGGCGCTGCAGCTGCAGCGGCTGCAGGCGCTGGTGCGCCGGGTCTACGAGCGTGTGCCCTTCTACCGCGCCCGCTTTGAGGAGGCGGGAGTGCGTCCGGAGCAGGTCCGCACCCTGGACGACCTGCGCCGGCTGCCCTTCACCCGCAAGAGCGACTTCCGGGACAACTACCCCTTTGGCCTCTTCGCTGTACCGCTCGGCCAGGTGGTGCGCGTGCACGCCTCCTCCGGGACGACCGGCAAACCCATCGTCGTCGGCTACACCGCCAACGACCTCCGGATCTGGGCGGCGGTCTGCGCCCGCTGCCTGGCTGCCAGCGGGGCGCAGCCCGGCGACATCTTCCAGAACGCCTATGGCTACGGGCTGTTCACCGGAGGCCTGGGTATGCACTACGGGGCGGAACTCATGGGCCTGGTGGTGCTGCCGGTCTCCGGCGGTAACACCGAGCGGCAGGTGATGCTGTTGCGTGACTTCGGCCCCAGGATCATCGCCTGCACCCCCTCCTATGCCCTGACCCTGGCCGAAGCATTAGCCGCTCAGGGAATCCGTCCGGGCACGCTGGCGCTGCGGTACGGCGTCCTGGGGGCGGAGCCCTGGACCGAGGCCATGCGCGACGAGATCGAGGCCAAGCTGGGAATCGCCGCGCTGAACATCTACGGGCTGAGTGAGGTGATCGGTCCGGGAGTGAGCAACGAGTGCGTGGAGGAGAAGAACGGGGCCCACGTCTTCGAGGACCACTTCCTGGTGGAGGTGATCGACCCGCAGACCGAAGAGCCGCTGCCCCCGGGCGAGGCCGGGGAGCTGGTCTTCACCACGCTGACCAAGGAGGCGCTCCCCGTCATCCGCTACCGCACCGGGGACATCGCCGCCCTGGATCCCACGCCCTGCCGCTGCGGGCGTACCTTCGTCCGCATGTCCCGCGTCATCGGGCGGACGGACGACATGCTCATCATCCGCGGCATCAACGTCTATCCCTCTCAGGTGGAGGCAGCGCTGGTGGGCCTCCCGGAGCTCTCGCCGCACTACCAGCTGGTGGTCACCCGGGAGCGCACGCTGGACGAGCTCGAGGTGAAGGTGGAGGTGAACGAGGTGTTTGCCAAGCAGCTGGGTGGGAGCTTCAGCAGCGAGGAGGCACCGGTGGCGGAGCTGTCCCTGCGCTGCCAGCAGAAGCTGCTGGGCGTGCTGGGGATCACCGCCCGGGTGACCCTGGCTCCTCCGGGCACCCTGCCGCGCAGCGAGGGGGGCAAACTGCGCCGGGTCGACGACCGCCGTCGGGTCTACGCTTAG
- a CDS encoding ABC transporter substrate-binding protein yields MSRRMCGSAEAAEPRLRRRRSRFLARLLLAAVIPVLLAAFPSSSTASHIYKIGFIASITGPGASLGEPERDVARLLQDQLTSARGVVGPDRVRHAVEILIFDDQSRADTAASLARRLINEEKVVLLVAGTLSGPSLAMVPIATEGRTPMISMASARAIIEDPQTKRARPWIFKPVPENLHSAQKQAEYLKAIGATSVCHLYENTAYGQDTFASAGAIFPAAGITIVYGDAFDRTATEFPQVARVRASGCRAVVIGSIPPAASVINVAVRERAAQVRIVHGHGACSPDLIKTAGAAAERTVMPCGKILVADQLPAGDPVKTLNLKFISDFRRFTGGREISTFAGHAFDSLQWALIALRNLPDGLSLERQRDAAREALETKVKRWAGTHGFYTLSPEDHLGWKAEEFAFVTVQGGKFLILPRDQWK; encoded by the coding sequence ATGAGTCGACGGATGTGCGGTAGTGCAGAGGCGGCAGAGCCCCGGCTTCGCCGCCGCAGGAGCAGGTTTCTGGCCCGACTCCTGCTGGCGGCGGTGATCCCTGTGCTGCTGGCGGCATTCCCTTCAAGCAGCACAGCCTCGCATATATACAAGATCGGGTTCATCGCCTCCATCACCGGGCCCGGCGCCAGCCTGGGCGAGCCGGAGCGGGACGTGGCGCGGCTGCTGCAGGACCAACTGACCTCAGCCCGGGGGGTGGTCGGCCCGGACCGCGTGAGGCACGCCGTAGAAATCCTCATCTTTGACGATCAGAGCCGGGCCGATACCGCAGCCAGCCTGGCCCGCCGGCTGATCAACGAGGAAAAGGTCGTCCTCCTGGTCGCCGGCACGCTCAGTGGACCCAGCCTGGCCATGGTGCCCATCGCCACGGAAGGTCGGACCCCCATGATCTCCATGGCCTCGGCCCGGGCTATCATCGAGGACCCGCAGACCAAGCGCGCCCGCCCCTGGATCTTCAAGCCGGTGCCGGAGAACCTCCACTCGGCCCAGAAGCAGGCCGAGTATCTGAAGGCCATCGGGGCGACCAGCGTCTGCCACCTGTACGAGAACACCGCCTACGGGCAGGACACCTTTGCCAGCGCCGGAGCCATCTTCCCCGCGGCCGGCATCACCATCGTCTACGGTGACGCCTTCGATCGCACCGCCACCGAGTTCCCGCAGGTGGCACGGGTGCGCGCCAGCGGCTGCCGGGCGGTGGTCATCGGCTCCATCCCCCCTGCGGCCTCGGTGATCAACGTGGCCGTGCGGGAGCGGGCGGCTCAGGTGCGCATAGTCCATGGCCATGGAGCCTGCAGCCCCGACCTGATCAAGACGGCGGGTGCGGCCGCCGAGCGCACGGTGATGCCCTGCGGCAAAATCCTGGTGGCCGACCAGTTGCCCGCCGGCGACCCGGTGAAGACGCTAAACCTGAAGTTCATCAGCGACTTCAGGCGCTTCACCGGCGGCAGGGAGATCAGCACCTTCGCCGGGCACGCCTTTGACTCGCTGCAGTGGGCCCTGATCGCCCTGCGCAACCTTCCGGACGGCCTCTCGCTGGAGCGGCAGCGCGACGCCGCCAGGGAGGCGCTGGAAACCAAGGTAAAGCGCTGGGCCGGGACCCACGGCTTCTACACCCTCAGCCCGGAGGACCACCTGGGATGGAAGGCCGAGGAGTTTGCCTTCGTCACGGTGCAGGGAGGGAAGTTCCTCATCCTGCCGCGTGACCAGTGGAAGTAG
- a CDS encoding branched-chain amino acid ABC transporter permease, with protein MRRVGSGGPHPPPEEAVRTATEQAIGVRQVSSPRRSLPAGQWLGGVLVLLVIGLVLWGRRHGFGLADYLQFLVDGLQAGAIYTLVALGFVVVHRVTGIINFAQGAFVMLGPMVTITIYGRGWPLPPAVRLLLAAGLAAGLTAVVGVAVYRLAVHPARGASLLTRIMITVGAYVALQGVALLLWGPRSYVLPAFSTLQMADRTFLVGDVLFKAQSLWIWVTAGVTLALLALFFERTILGKAMRACAADRLAARLVGVRVDTMATVAFGLAAVLGAVAGIVVGPLTRPAYDMGLEIGLKGFVAAVMGGLVSFQGAVAGALLLGVLETLWAGVTLAGFKDLFAFVVLILVLLVRPHGVAGGEEEVGGS; from the coding sequence GTGCGGCGGGTGGGGAGCGGCGGTCCCCACCCGCCGCCTGAGGAGGCTGTCCGCACGGCGACGGAACAGGCCATCGGGGTCAGACAGGTTTCTTCCCCCCGCCGCAGCCTGCCTGCGGGGCAATGGCTGGGCGGCGTCCTCGTCCTGCTGGTGATCGGTCTGGTCCTGTGGGGCCGCCGCCACGGCTTCGGTCTGGCGGACTACCTGCAGTTCCTGGTGGACGGGCTGCAGGCCGGCGCCATCTACACGCTGGTGGCGCTGGGGTTCGTGGTGGTGCACCGGGTCACCGGCATCATCAACTTTGCCCAGGGGGCGTTTGTCATGCTGGGCCCGATGGTCACCATCACCATCTACGGGCGGGGCTGGCCCCTGCCGCCCGCCGTACGGCTACTCCTGGCGGCTGGGCTGGCGGCCGGGCTCACCGCCGTCGTGGGGGTGGCGGTCTACCGGCTGGCCGTACATCCGGCACGGGGGGCGTCCCTGCTCACGCGGATCATGATCACAGTGGGGGCCTACGTGGCCCTGCAGGGAGTGGCTCTGCTCCTGTGGGGACCGCGCTCCTACGTCCTGCCCGCCTTCAGCACGCTGCAGATGGCCGACCGCACCTTCCTGGTCGGCGATGTGCTCTTCAAGGCGCAGAGCCTGTGGATCTGGGTGACGGCCGGGGTGACGCTGGCTCTCCTGGCGCTCTTTTTCGAGCGGACCATACTGGGCAAGGCGATGCGGGCCTGCGCGGCCGACCGGCTGGCGGCGCGCCTGGTCGGCGTCCGCGTGGACACCATGGCAACTGTGGCCTTCGGGCTGGCCGCCGTGCTGGGGGCGGTTGCCGGGATCGTCGTCGGCCCGCTGACGCGGCCGGCGTACGACATGGGGCTGGAGATCGGCCTGAAGGGATTCGTCGCTGCGGTGATGGGGGGGCTGGTCAGTTTCCAGGGAGCCGTGGCCGGAGCGCTGCTCCTGGGAGTGCTGGAGACCCTGTGGGCCGGGGTGACGCTGGCAGGCTTCAAGGACCTCTTTGCCTTCGTGGTGCTCATCCTGGTGTTGCTGGTCAGGCCCCACGGCGTCGCCGGTGGTGAGGAGGAGGTGGGAGGCTCGTGA
- a CDS encoding branched-chain amino acid ABC transporter permease: MRRLSGNAAVFVLSAALVGAIGWLEGTRPGGLSLPRLTAGLVTLDLLIRAGVFTIILVGLNLLMGYAGQVSLGQAAFYGMGAFFSAIFTVKARQVGIPLTLSGAWWWPWVVMGLGAALVGGFAYLIGWVILRLRGHYLAMATLGLGVAVFIILRENLGLSRLDLTGGFDGVVGIPRLRVGTYPLWPLHRYFFLVWSFALAAVALGLNIVDSRLGRALRAIHHSQVAAETLGVNVPRYKAQIFATSAALAALAGSLYAHFQAAVVPATFGFVPSLELVLMSAVGGMASIWGAPLGALAILLLEELLRTRLRLLLPGTGGELEAVAFGLLLILVLLFWPRGLAGRASGPLRRPIPTGGAGQSVRPAGVPRA; the protein is encoded by the coding sequence GTGAGGCGCCTCTCAGGGAACGCGGCGGTCTTTGTCCTGTCGGCTGCGCTCGTGGGGGCCATCGGCTGGCTGGAAGGCACCCGCCCCGGCGGGCTCTCCCTCCCCAGGCTCACTGCGGGGCTGGTCACCCTGGACCTGCTGATCCGTGCCGGGGTGTTCACCATCATCCTGGTCGGGCTCAACCTGCTCATGGGCTACGCCGGTCAGGTCTCGTTGGGCCAGGCGGCCTTCTACGGCATGGGAGCCTTCTTCTCGGCCATCTTCACGGTGAAAGCGCGCCAGGTAGGGATACCCCTGACCCTGTCGGGTGCGTGGTGGTGGCCCTGGGTCGTGATGGGGCTGGGCGCTGCCCTGGTGGGCGGGTTCGCCTACCTCATCGGCTGGGTGATCCTGCGCCTGCGCGGACACTATCTGGCCATGGCCACGCTGGGACTGGGGGTTGCTGTCTTCATCATCCTGCGGGAAAATCTGGGCCTGTCGCGTCTGGACCTTACGGGCGGGTTCGACGGCGTGGTGGGCATCCCGCGCCTGCGTGTGGGCACCTATCCCCTTTGGCCTTTGCACCGCTACTTTTTCCTGGTCTGGTCCTTTGCCCTGGCTGCGGTGGCGCTGGGGCTGAACATCGTGGATTCCCGTCTGGGCCGGGCGCTGCGGGCGATCCACCACAGTCAGGTGGCGGCGGAGACACTGGGGGTGAATGTTCCCCGATACAAGGCGCAGATCTTCGCAACCAGCGCCGCGCTGGCGGCGCTGGCCGGCAGCCTTTACGCCCACTTCCAGGCAGCGGTGGTCCCGGCCACCTTTGGCTTCGTCCCCTCGCTGGAACTGGTGCTGATGTCGGCGGTAGGGGGGATGGCCAGCATCTGGGGAGCGCCGTTGGGGGCACTGGCCATCCTCCTCCTGGAGGAGCTGCTGCGTACCCGCCTGCGCCTCCTCCTGCCCGGGACGGGAGGCGAGCTCGAGGCAGTGGCCTTCGGGCTGCTCTTGATCCTGGTGTTGCTCTTCTGGCCCCGAGGCCTGGCCGGCCGTGCCTCCGGTCCCCTGCGCCGTCCCATCCCGACCGGGGGAGCGGGGCAGTCGGTGCGGCCCGCGGGAGTTCCCAGGGCATGA
- the dapA gene encoding 4-hydroxy-tetrahydrodipicolinate synthase, producing MRGSLVPLVTPFRDGRIDEPGFDDLVRWQIESGSHGVVIGGTTGEPAALSLEEREELVARAVRVARRRVPVVAGTGTDNLGETLRLTAAARKAGADAVLVVVPAYSRPSQEGLYRYFRTVAESVDLPLILYNIPGRTAINLEAPTIARLARDVRNIIGVKEANKDFEHITRVFHLVPKGFLVYSGIELFCFSLLALGGAGHVSATGNVMPREVARLYELAAASRWEEARELHNYLLPLNDALFIETNPVPVKTALGLMGRIAPEVRPPLAPLAPQNVERLRAVLADYGLLAPSPVPAEGHA from the coding sequence TTGCGCGGGTCACTTGTGCCGCTGGTCACGCCTTTCCGCGACGGCCGCATCGACGAACCCGGCTTCGACGACCTGGTGCGGTGGCAGATAGAGAGCGGCAGCCATGGCGTGGTGATCGGCGGGACCACGGGCGAGCCCGCGGCCCTCTCCCTGGAAGAGCGGGAAGAACTGGTGGCCCGCGCGGTGCGGGTAGCGCGCCGCCGCGTCCCCGTGGTCGCCGGCACGGGGACCGACAATCTGGGGGAAACGCTGCGGCTGACCGCTGCCGCCAGGAAGGCGGGAGCGGATGCGGTCCTGGTGGTGGTCCCCGCCTACAGCCGTCCTTCCCAGGAGGGACTCTACCGGTACTTCCGCACCGTGGCCGAGTCGGTAGACCTGCCGCTGATCCTGTACAACATTCCCGGCCGCACTGCCATCAACCTGGAGGCCCCCACCATCGCCCGCCTGGCGCGCGACGTGCGCAACATCATCGGGGTGAAGGAGGCGAACAAGGACTTTGAGCACATCACCCGGGTCTTCCACCTGGTGCCGAAGGGGTTCCTGGTGTACTCCGGCATCGAGCTGTTCTGCTTCTCCCTGCTGGCCCTGGGTGGCGCCGGGCACGTGAGCGCCACCGGGAACGTCATGCCCCGCGAGGTGGCGCGCCTCTACGAGCTGGCCGCCGCCTCTCGCTGGGAGGAGGCGCGGGAACTGCACAACTACCTGCTGCCGCTGAACGACGCCCTCTTTATCGAAACCAACCCTGTACCGGTGAAGACGGCGCTGGGCCTGATGGGCAGGATCGCTCCGGAGGTGCGCCCGCCCCTGGCTCCGCTGGCCCCCCAGAACGTGGAGCGACTGCGCGCGGTGCTGGCGGACTACGGCCTGCTGGCGCCCTCACCCGTGCCAGCAGAGGGCCATGCTTAG
- a CDS encoding ABC transporter ATP-binding protein — MTVPLLEIRRITKAFDGLVALQDVSLAVWPGQIKGLIGPNGAGKTTLFNLITGLIPPLGGDILFRGRSIVGLPPYRIADLGIARTFQNVQLFVGMTVLENVLVGFHRHMRGGLLDAAFRSRRMRHEEREVRDRALLLLEEFDLLRWAHEPVESLPFGLQRVVEVARAVAAAPSLVLLDEPGAGLGGAEKVRLTQAIRNFCRDGVTVFLVEHDMELMMGLADEVAVLDQTVLIAEGPPAVIQNHPAVIAAYLGEAEPTDAP, encoded by the coding sequence ATGACCGTACCCCTGCTGGAGATTAGGCGGATCACCAAGGCCTTCGACGGTCTGGTGGCGCTGCAGGATGTCTCGCTGGCGGTGTGGCCGGGGCAGATCAAGGGCCTGATTGGGCCCAACGGCGCCGGCAAGACCACGCTGTTCAATCTCATCACAGGGCTCATCCCACCCCTGGGAGGCGACATCCTGTTTCGCGGGCGATCCATCGTCGGGCTCCCGCCGTACCGCATCGCCGACCTGGGCATCGCCAGGACGTTCCAGAACGTGCAGCTCTTCGTGGGAATGACGGTCCTGGAAAACGTCCTGGTGGGGTTTCACCGGCACATGCGCGGGGGGCTGCTGGACGCGGCGTTCCGCTCCAGGCGGATGCGGCACGAGGAGCGGGAGGTGCGCGACCGGGCCCTGCTGCTGCTGGAGGAGTTCGACCTGCTGCGCTGGGCCCATGAGCCGGTGGAGAGCCTCCCCTTCGGGCTGCAGCGGGTGGTGGAGGTAGCCCGGGCAGTGGCGGCGGCGCCCAGCCTGGTCCTGCTGGACGAGCCCGGGGCGGGGCTCGGCGGCGCGGAGAAAGTCCGCCTGACCCAGGCGATCCGCAACTTCTGCCGGGACGGGGTCACCGTCTTTCTGGTGGAGCATGACATGGAGCTGATGATGGGACTGGCCGACGAGGTGGCGGTGCTGGACCAGACCGTGCTCATTGCCGAGGGTCCCCCGGCGGTCATCCAGAATCACCCGGCAGTGATCGCCGCCTACCTGGGGGAGGCGGAACCGACCGATGCCCCTTGA
- a CDS encoding thioesterase family protein, whose protein sequence is MRAGLKPGAVAQVDVVVTLEMVAEFEDLGLVHPVYSTWAMVRHMEQASRRLLLPYLEPEEEAVGYAVSVTHLAPTAVGMRVTVTARLEQIEGNRVVCAVEAHNGLTRIGEGTHTQVVLPKSRLQARIAQLVNRRQP, encoded by the coding sequence ATGCGCGCCGGACTGAAGCCGGGGGCGGTGGCGCAGGTGGACGTGGTGGTCACCCTGGAGATGGTGGCGGAGTTTGAGGATCTCGGGCTGGTCCATCCCGTCTACTCCACCTGGGCCATGGTGCGGCATATGGAACAGGCCAGCCGCAGGCTCCTCCTCCCGTACCTGGAGCCGGAGGAGGAGGCGGTGGGCTACGCGGTGAGTGTCACCCACCTGGCGCCCACGGCGGTGGGGATGCGCGTGACGGTGACCGCGCGCCTGGAGCAGATTGAGGGGAACCGGGTCGTCTGCGCGGTGGAGGCTCATAACGGGTTGACCCGGATCGGGGAGGGTACGCACACGCAGGTGGTCTTGCCCAAGAGTCGGCTGCAGGCCCGAATCGCGCAACTGGTCAATCGAAGGCAACCCTGA
- a CDS encoding PrpF domain-containing protein has protein sequence MIGSQIPIRCVLMRGGTSKAVFLRARDLPSDPARRDAVILALFGSPDPRQIDGLGGADILTSKVAVIGPPTRPDADLDYTFGQVSIREPVVDYDINCGNISAAVGVYAVEEGLVHVREPVTPVRVHNTNTGKVFVAHVPVQDGSPAIEGECVVEGVPGSGAEIVLDFTGTVGASTGSLLPTGRVRDRLPVPALGRTVEATILDVANLCVFVTAADVGMTGQEGPAEFTPAHLQALVAVKEAAAHLVGLSPEGLVPLPVAVAPPASFRTIAGETVAADRIHLLARMAGGRPPVLHKAYPGTAAACTAVAVMMAGTVPAAVARTPAADGTVVIGHPSGAMLARARLRQGAGWVVEQAGYSRTARRLMEGYAFVRAAVLAASPARAWSSPGGAGEPEASPGEAVAGSEGEAFPSTETIRKFSSGEAG, from the coding sequence ATGATTGGATCTCAGATCCCGATTCGATGCGTGCTGATGCGGGGAGGCACCAGCAAGGCCGTCTTCCTCCGCGCCCGCGACCTGCCCTCCGATCCGGCCCGCCGGGATGCGGTGATCCTGGCGCTGTTCGGCAGCCCCGACCCCCGGCAGATCGACGGGCTGGGGGGCGCCGACATCCTCACCAGCAAGGTGGCTGTCATCGGCCCTCCCACACGCCCCGATGCCGACCTGGATTACACCTTTGGCCAGGTGAGCATCCGGGAGCCGGTGGTGGATTACGACATCAACTGCGGCAACATCTCGGCGGCGGTGGGGGTCTACGCGGTGGAGGAAGGGCTGGTGCACGTGCGGGAGCCGGTCACGCCCGTGCGTGTGCACAACACCAACACGGGCAAGGTGTTCGTAGCGCACGTCCCCGTCCAGGACGGCTCTCCTGCGATAGAGGGGGAGTGCGTGGTGGAGGGTGTCCCGGGCAGCGGGGCCGAGATCGTCCTGGACTTCACCGGAACTGTGGGCGCATCTACCGGATCGCTCCTGCCCACCGGCCGGGTCCGCGATCGTCTGCCCGTCCCCGCCCTGGGGCGGACTGTGGAAGCCACCATCCTGGACGTGGCCAACCTCTGCGTCTTTGTAACCGCCGCAGACGTGGGTATGACAGGCCAGGAGGGCCCGGCCGAGTTCACCCCCGCGCACCTGCAGGCCCTGGTGGCGGTGAAAGAGGCGGCCGCGCACCTGGTGGGCCTCTCTCCTGAGGGGCTGGTCCCCCTGCCAGTGGCTGTGGCCCCGCCGGCCTCCTTCCGCACCATCGCCGGGGAGACGGTCGCTGCCGACCGCATCCACCTGCTGGCCCGCATGGCCGGGGGCCGCCCCCCGGTGCTGCACAAGGCCTATCCCGGCACTGCTGCTGCCTGCACCGCGGTGGCGGTGATGATGGCAGGCACGGTCCCGGCCGCTGTCGCCCGCACTCCCGCGGCGGACGGGACGGTCGTCATCGGGCACCCCAGCGGAGCGATGCTGGCGCGGGCCCGCCTGCGTCAGGGGGCGGGGTGGGTGGTGGAGCAGGCGGGGTACTCCCGCACCGCCCGTCGGTTGATGGAGGGGTACGCCTTCGTCCGCGCCGCCGTCCTGGCGGCGTCCCCGGCGCGGGCCTGGAGCTCCCCCGGCGGGGCGGGGGAGCCTGAGGCATCGCCCGGTGAGGCGGTCGCGGGGAGCGAAGGAGAAGCCTTCCCCTCGACCGAAACCATTCGGAAATTTTCCTCCGGGGAGGCAGGCTGA
- a CDS encoding ABC transporter ATP-binding protein — translation MPLEVRDLEAGYGYLQVLRGISLDIRPGEIAAVIGANGAGKTTLLRTLSGLLRPARGRVIFDGRDITGWPPEQIAALGLVHIPERRHLFGPLPVEDNLLLGGYLRLRRESRAAIRDDLQRVYTLFPRLRERRRQRAATLSGGEQQMLAIGRGLMARPRLLMLDEPSLGLAPLLVRELFRVIVELRAQGQTILLVEQNARQALQVADAAYVMETGRIALRGPGRDLLTSPVVQAAYLGRSVATGR, via the coding sequence ATGCCCCTTGAGGTTCGGGACCTGGAGGCCGGATACGGCTACCTGCAGGTGCTGCGCGGGATCTCCCTGGACATCCGCCCGGGGGAGATCGCCGCGGTCATCGGCGCCAACGGCGCGGGCAAGACCACCCTGCTGCGCACGCTCTCCGGCCTGCTGCGTCCGGCCAGGGGGAGGGTGATCTTCGACGGTCGCGACATCACCGGCTGGCCCCCCGAGCAGATCGCGGCCCTGGGTCTGGTCCATATCCCCGAGCGCCGCCACCTCTTCGGACCCCTGCCCGTCGAGGACAACCTCCTGCTGGGCGGGTACCTGCGCCTGCGCCGCGAGTCGCGGGCCGCCATCCGCGATGACCTGCAGCGCGTCTACACGCTCTTCCCCCGGCTGAGGGAGCGGCGGCGGCAGCGTGCTGCCACCCTCAGCGGCGGGGAGCAGCAGATGCTGGCCATCGGCCGGGGGCTGATGGCCCGGCCGCGCCTGTTGATGCTCGACGAGCCCTCCCTGGGCCTGGCCCCGCTGCTGGTGCGCGAGCTCTTCCGGGTGATCGTGGAGCTTCGGGCGCAAGGACAGACTATCCTCCTGGTGGAACAGAACGCCCGGCAGGCGCTGCAGGTTGCCGATGCAGCCTACGTAATGGAGACCGGCCGGATAGCCCTGCGTGGTCCGGGCCGCGACCTGTTGACGTCGCCGGTGGTGCAGGCCGCCTACCTGGGACGCAGCGTGGCTACGGGGCGCTGA